Proteins from a genomic interval of Kineococcus rhizosphaerae:
- a CDS encoding phytanoyl-CoA dioxygenase family protein, with product MSRYGFNLVSTLRYRQNPPALSAPAQDVVRTLRRDGVIVADSRALLGPDAALLDRVQDRVRALKAEHATVIEERRAALARDGVGARSKDYLVELLGTRPEVDPRDPLVQFALQEQVLGIAEAYFETRVRLHDVNVWQNLATDAPASKSQKWHRDLLEDTKILKAFLYVDDVPAGAGPLRYVKGTNTPQGRKIKLPSQWDGIGFRVEDELIDATFEEPVMVEALGRAGDVAWADTLGLHRGGHAKTVDRLVVMYTFCSPACCRPKSLVPAQGVSRADLPRVSLRR from the coding sequence GTGTCCCGCTACGGGTTCAACCTCGTCTCCACCCTGCGGTACCGGCAGAACCCCCCGGCCCTGTCGGCCCCGGCCCAGGACGTGGTGCGCACCCTGCGGCGCGACGGCGTCATCGTCGCCGACAGCCGCGCGCTGCTCGGTCCGGACGCGGCGCTCCTCGACCGGGTCCAGGACCGCGTCCGTGCGCTGAAGGCCGAGCACGCCACGGTGATCGAGGAGCGGCGGGCCGCCCTCGCCCGCGACGGGGTGGGTGCCCGCTCCAAGGACTACCTGGTCGAGCTCCTGGGCACCCGACCGGAGGTGGACCCGAGGGACCCGCTGGTGCAGTTCGCCCTGCAGGAGCAGGTCCTGGGCATCGCGGAGGCGTACTTCGAGACGCGGGTCCGCCTGCACGACGTCAACGTCTGGCAGAACCTGGCCACGGACGCGCCGGCCTCGAAGTCCCAGAAGTGGCACCGCGACCTGCTGGAGGACACCAAGATCCTCAAGGCGTTCCTCTACGTCGACGACGTGCCCGCCGGTGCCGGTCCGCTCCGGTACGTCAAGGGCACCAACACCCCGCAGGGCCGCAAGATCAAACTGCCGTCGCAGTGGGACGGCATCGGGTTCCGCGTCGAGGACGAACTGATCGACGCCACGTTCGAGGAGCCGGTGATGGTCGAGGCGCTGGGCCGGGCGGGGGACGTCGCCTGGGCCGACACCCTCGGCCTGCACCGCGGGGGGCACGCCAAGACGGTCGACCGCCTCGTCGTCATGTACACCTTCTGCTCGCCCGCCTGCTGCCGCCCGAAGAGCCTCGTCCCGGCCCAGGGGGTGTCGCGGGCCGACCTGCCCCGGGTGAGCCTGCGGCGCTGA
- a CDS encoding YveK family protein has product MSIGEFLIALRRRRALVVVLLLLPLVAAVVFSLVRGKTYEATAQAFVSTPSSVAAPDQVVQGSQFAQTRAESYALLARTETVTGPAITSLGLKLTPQQLAREISTSVTLDTVIIDITVEDTSAQRAADIANAVGKQLVSAVGTLEAQSGATSPVAVTIVQPATAPTSPAGPGWLLVLGLGLVAGLALAVCGALVAESLAASRARAVPAGTSLRGEGAPRETRAGSGS; this is encoded by the coding sequence GTGAGCATCGGTGAGTTCCTGATCGCCCTGCGCCGCAGACGCGCGCTGGTCGTTGTCCTCCTCCTGCTGCCCCTGGTGGCGGCGGTGGTGTTCTCCCTGGTGCGGGGGAAGACCTACGAGGCGACCGCGCAGGCCTTCGTCAGCACGCCCTCCAGCGTCGCGGCACCGGACCAGGTGGTGCAGGGTTCGCAGTTCGCGCAGACCCGCGCGGAGTCCTACGCCCTGCTCGCCCGCACGGAGACCGTCACCGGTCCCGCCATCACCTCGCTCGGGCTCAAGCTCACCCCCCAGCAGCTGGCCCGCGAGATCTCGACGTCGGTCACCCTCGACACCGTCATCATCGACATCACCGTGGAGGACACCTCCGCGCAGCGGGCCGCCGACATCGCCAACGCCGTCGGCAAGCAGCTGGTGAGCGCCGTCGGCACCCTGGAGGCGCAGAGCGGCGCGACGAGCCCCGTCGCGGTGACCATCGTGCAGCCCGCCACCGCGCCGACCTCCCCCGCCGGCCCGGGCTGGCTCCTCGTGCTGGGGCTGGGCCTGGTCGCCGGGCTGGCGCTGGCCGTCTGCGGCGCCCTCGTCGCGGAGTCCCTGGCCGCCTCGCGCGCCCGCGCGGTCCCCGCCGGGACCTCACTGCGGGGTGAGGGCGCGCCGCGGGAGACCCGCGCCGGCAGCGGCAGCTGA
- a CDS encoding O-antigen ligase family protein has product MATGTGPLPTLQRPPARHGTLAFVLAFAAVVVNLLDVWVYPTATSDAVGIKAAGIRVTDLLAVAALAIGAVNVLAGRVALPRPVVLPLVLVTAAWTAGTVVGLANGHDGRLIFGQWHLVLYVWALLVAWAGAPDALLRRGEVLLPWLTLVVAVGLVLTGGGGDPYTVVAAVAAVALVRSRLLVALPLLVLAVVLVGLGGQRAALLFSLPPLVLAVLLRVRSRHPSRRALGVSAAVTAVLALVGLATAGTVATFVSKVVDATFRRTGKVESSHSRLDQATIALREIRDSPWLGRGLGFEYKLYDRPTNRSAMTALTHDVYLDLPLRLGLVATGVLVVVLAVCALQVLLRLPRLLPLQVAALGVLLGLLGKGAVESILDKPRLMLLVAWLVVTVLTARRTLPHATSPETVATR; this is encoded by the coding sequence GTGGCGACGGGGACCGGGCCCCTGCCCACGCTGCAGCGCCCCCCCGCCCGGCACGGCACGCTCGCCTTCGTCCTGGCGTTCGCCGCGGTCGTCGTGAACCTGCTGGACGTGTGGGTCTACCCCACGGCGACCAGCGACGCCGTCGGCATCAAGGCCGCCGGGATCCGGGTCACCGACCTGCTGGCCGTGGCCGCGCTGGCGATCGGGGCGGTCAACGTCCTCGCGGGCCGGGTCGCCCTGCCGCGGCCCGTGGTCCTGCCCCTGGTCCTGGTGACCGCGGCGTGGACGGCGGGGACGGTCGTCGGCCTGGCCAACGGCCACGACGGCCGGCTGATCTTCGGCCAGTGGCACCTCGTGCTCTACGTCTGGGCCCTGCTCGTGGCGTGGGCCGGGGCGCCCGACGCGCTGCTGCGACGCGGCGAGGTCCTGCTCCCCTGGCTGACGCTCGTCGTGGCCGTCGGGCTGGTGCTGACCGGCGGCGGCGGCGACCCGTACACCGTGGTCGCCGCCGTGGCCGCCGTCGCCCTCGTGCGCAGCCGGCTGCTGGTCGCGCTGCCCCTGCTCGTGCTGGCCGTCGTGCTCGTCGGCCTGGGCGGCCAGCGGGCCGCCCTGCTGTTCTCGCTGCCGCCGCTGGTGCTCGCCGTGCTGCTGCGGGTGCGCAGCCGCCACCCGTCGCGGCGCGCGCTCGGGGTCAGCGCCGCCGTCACCGCCGTCCTGGCCCTGGTGGGACTGGCGACGGCCGGCACCGTCGCGACCTTCGTCTCCAAGGTCGTGGACGCGACCTTCCGCCGCACGGGGAAGGTGGAGTCGAGCCACTCGCGGCTGGACCAGGCCACCATCGCGCTGCGGGAGATCCGCGACTCGCCCTGGCTGGGGCGGGGACTGGGCTTCGAGTACAAGCTCTACGACCGGCCCACCAACCGCTCGGCGATGACCGCCCTGACGCACGACGTGTACCTCGACCTGCCGCTGCGCCTGGGGCTGGTGGCCACCGGCGTGCTGGTCGTGGTCCTCGCGGTGTGCGCCCTGCAGGTCCTGCTGCGCCTGCCGCGGCTGCTGCCGCTGCAGGTCGCCGCGCTGGGGGTGCTGCTGGGCCTGCTCGGCAAGGGCGCGGTCGAGTCGATCCTCGACAAGCCCCGCCTGATGCTCCTCGTCGCCTGGCTCGTGGTGACCGTCCTCACCGCGCGGCGCACCCTGCCGCACGCCACCTCCCCGGAGACCGTCGCGACCCGCTGA
- a CDS encoding glycosyl hydrolase, with product MPLLTPSSTSRDDRPTGTTTTRPLRTGARTALAARFGTALAVAGTLLAGAVLQAPPAQAGTGTLHGAFVRPATDTGAFASLTGRKLQLVTGFLPETSWSQITDPYPMNQWKGKGYRMHWSVPMLPDSGASIQTGATGAYNKYFVKVAQNLVNTGQSNAIVRLGWEMNCSCQTWSAKNDPTSYIKYWRQVVSAMRGVSGQKFTFLWAPGSGNSLGTFDTDRAYPGDAYVDAIGASLYDHSENFAPSDYVGRWGHFYDQDYGLKWLASFGKQHGKPIALAEWGLSSLSSGWGGGDDPYFIKKVYEYVATNNVLFESYFNYDPSSAERHRITGSTFPKAKAQYAQLWKQGFVASATATSTGRVATSSDVLQWTKNSDRSGTAYALSGASIHDFAYVTAKVSSSQASRVSFYLDKATSSTPTHSESDAPFDLYGVSAISGRANPLDGSALSAGTHTLTVVITDWKGAKRTVSSTFTAG from the coding sequence ATGCCCCTCCTCACGCCATCCTCGACGTCCCGAGACGACAGGCCCACCGGCACCACGACCACCCGTCCGCTGCGCACCGGCGCGCGGACCGCTCTCGCCGCCCGGTTCGGCACGGCGCTCGCGGTGGCCGGCACCCTGCTCGCCGGGGCCGTGCTGCAGGCCCCGCCCGCCCAGGCGGGGACGGGCACGCTGCACGGGGCGTTCGTCCGCCCGGCGACCGACACCGGCGCCTTCGCCAGCCTGACGGGCCGCAAGCTGCAGCTGGTGACCGGGTTCCTGCCCGAGACCAGCTGGTCGCAGATCACCGACCCCTACCCCATGAACCAGTGGAAGGGGAAGGGCTACCGGATGCACTGGTCGGTGCCGATGCTCCCGGACTCGGGGGCCTCCATCCAGACCGGCGCCACCGGTGCCTACAACAAGTACTTCGTGAAAGTCGCCCAGAACCTCGTCAACACCGGCCAGTCCAACGCCATCGTGCGCCTGGGGTGGGAGATGAACTGCTCCTGCCAGACGTGGAGCGCGAAGAACGACCCCACCTCGTACATCAAGTACTGGCGGCAGGTGGTCAGCGCGATGCGTGGCGTGTCGGGGCAGAAGTTCACCTTCCTCTGGGCCCCCGGCAGCGGGAACTCCCTCGGGACGTTCGACACCGACCGGGCCTACCCCGGGGACGCCTACGTCGACGCGATCGGCGCCTCCCTCTACGACCACAGCGAGAACTTCGCCCCCTCGGACTACGTGGGGCGCTGGGGCCACTTCTACGACCAGGACTACGGCCTGAAGTGGCTGGCGAGCTTCGGCAAGCAGCACGGCAAGCCGATCGCCCTGGCCGAGTGGGGGCTCAGCAGCCTCTCCAGCGGGTGGGGCGGCGGCGACGACCCGTACTTCATCAAGAAGGTCTACGAGTACGTGGCCACCAACAACGTCCTCTTCGAGAGCTACTTCAACTACGACCCCAGCAGCGCCGAGCGGCACCGGATCACGGGCAGCACCTTCCCCAAGGCCAAGGCGCAGTACGCGCAGCTGTGGAAGCAGGGTTTCGTCGCGAGCGCGACGGCCACCTCCACCGGTCGCGTCGCCACCTCGAGCGACGTCCTGCAGTGGACGAAGAACTCGGACCGTTCGGGGACCGCCTACGCGCTCTCGGGCGCCTCGATCCACGACTTCGCCTACGTCACGGCCAAGGTCTCCTCGTCGCAGGCCAGCCGGGTGAGCTTCTACCTGGACAAGGCGACCTCGAGCACGCCGACGCACAGCGAGTCCGACGCCCCGTTCGACCTGTACGGGGTCTCGGCCATCTCCGGGCGCGCGAACCCGCTGGACGGTTCGGCGCTGAGCGCGGGCACGCACACCCTGACCGTCGTGATCACCGACTGGAAGGGCGCCAAGCGGACCGTCTCCTCGACGTTCACCGCGGGGTGA